A stretch of Rhizobium sp. TH2 DNA encodes these proteins:
- a CDS encoding arylsulfatase — MTRRTLLASGAALMASVALMSAPAQAQSSKPNILLIVSDDTGYGDLGPYGGGEGRGIPTPNIDKMADEGMTFFSFYAQPSCTPGRAAMITGRIPNRSGMTTVAFQGQGGGLPAAEWTLASVLKRGGYQTYFTGKWHLGEADYALPNAHGFDEMKYVGLYHLNAYTYADPTWFPDMDPKLRAMFQKVTQGALSAKAGEKAVEEFKINGQYVDTPVIDGKPGVVGIPFFDSYVEKAAIDFLEQASKSDKPFFIDVNFMKVHQPNLPAPEFEHKSMSKSKYADSVVELDTRIGRILDKLRETGLDKNTLIFYTTDNGAWQDVYPDAGYTPFRGTKGTVREGGNRVPAIAIWPGKIKPDTKNHDIVGGLDLMATFASVAGVPLPTEDLEGKPTMFDSYDMSPILLGTGKSERTSWFYFTENELSPGAARVGNYKAVFNLRGDDGANTGGLAVDTNLGWKGPSSYVATVPQVFDLWQDPQERYDLFMNNYTERTWTMVTISAAIKDLMKTYVQYPPRKLQSEVYTGPIEITKYQQFQWMREQLEKGGFSMPMPTGN, encoded by the coding sequence GTGACCAGGCGGACTCTCCTTGCGTCCGGCGCGGCATTGATGGCATCCGTCGCCCTGATGTCGGCGCCGGCGCAAGCCCAGTCTTCGAAACCCAATATTCTACTGATCGTCTCGGATGACACCGGCTACGGCGACCTTGGGCCTTACGGCGGCGGAGAGGGACGAGGCATACCCACTCCGAATATCGACAAGATGGCCGACGAGGGGATGACCTTCTTTTCCTTCTATGCCCAGCCAAGCTGCACGCCGGGTCGTGCGGCGATGATCACCGGACGGATTCCCAATCGCAGCGGCATGACCACCGTGGCGTTCCAGGGCCAGGGCGGCGGCCTGCCGGCCGCCGAGTGGACGCTCGCGTCGGTTCTGAAGCGCGGCGGATACCAGACCTACTTCACCGGCAAATGGCATCTCGGCGAAGCCGATTATGCGCTTCCGAATGCGCACGGCTTCGACGAGATGAAGTATGTCGGTCTCTATCACCTCAATGCCTATACCTATGCCGACCCGACGTGGTTCCCGGACATGGATCCGAAACTGCGGGCAATGTTTCAGAAGGTGACGCAGGGCGCGCTGTCGGCGAAGGCCGGCGAGAAGGCTGTCGAGGAATTCAAGATCAACGGCCAATATGTCGATACGCCAGTCATCGACGGAAAGCCGGGCGTGGTCGGCATTCCCTTCTTCGACAGCTATGTCGAGAAGGCAGCCATCGACTTCCTCGAGCAGGCGTCGAAATCCGACAAGCCGTTCTTTATCGACGTCAACTTTATGAAGGTCCACCAGCCGAACCTGCCGGCGCCGGAATTCGAGCATAAGTCGATGTCGAAGTCGAAATATGCCGACAGCGTCGTTGAACTCGACACCCGCATCGGCCGCATCCTCGATAAGCTCCGCGAGACCGGCCTCGATAAGAATACACTGATCTTCTACACCACCGACAACGGCGCCTGGCAGGATGTCTATCCGGATGCCGGCTACACGCCGTTCCGGGGAACGAAGGGTACGGTTCGCGAAGGCGGCAACCGCGTGCCGGCAATCGCGATCTGGCCGGGCAAGATCAAGCCCGACACGAAGAACCACGACATCGTCGGCGGTCTCGACCTGATGGCCACCTTTGCGTCGGTTGCGGGTGTTCCGCTTCCGACCGAAGACCTTGAAGGCAAGCCGACCATGTTCGACAGCTACGACATGTCGCCGATCCTGCTCGGCACCGGCAAGTCGGAGCGGACTTCGTGGTTCTACTTCACGGAAAACGAACTTTCGCCGGGCGCCGCCCGCGTCGGCAACTATAAAGCCGTGTTCAACCTGCGCGGAGACGATGGTGCCAACACCGGTGGTCTGGCCGTTGATACCAATCTCGGCTGGAAGGGGCCGAGTAGTTACGTTGCCACGGTGCCGCAGGTCTTCGACCTCTGGCAGGACCCGCAGGAGCGGTATGATCTGTTCATGAACAACTATACAGAACGTACTTGGACAATGGTCACAATCAGCGCGGCCATCAAGGACCTGATGAAAACCTACGTCCAATATCCGCCGAGGAAGCTGCAGAGCGAAGTTTATACCGGCCCCATCGAAATTACAAAATACCAGCAATTCCAGTGGATGCGGGAGCAACTTGAAAAGGGTGGCTTCAGTATGCCGATGCCGACCGGCAACTGA